In Collimonas arenae, a single genomic region encodes these proteins:
- a CDS encoding MMPL family transporter: protein MWVLAVGLLLAHNGYLWLVKGVVPDTDILALLPVEQRDPVLQQAFTHMVDAAQQRLIVLVGADDWEHARSAADAYNAVLAKHPALLQSGMQLSEQNQQDWLAPSQQMRLSLLTPGQQTALHEQPSKYWSDAALQQLYSPFSGPKLGAWQDDPFGLFSGWVQARAQETPVRPRDGYLFVEDKGRPYIVLLMTLRQPAFSMATQRAILPLLEQAGAAARQAVPTVELISAGVVLHAGAGSAQASREMSTIGIGSLLGIILLMWLTFRSLRPIGLIMLSIGVGCLAAFSLCWLIFGQVHLLTLVFGASLIGVAQDYGIYFLCSRVAADGELDSWQLLRRLMPGLMLTLAAAVIGYVGLALTPFPGLRQMALFSVIGLLFAWLTVIFWFPALLSASTLNSSSFAAWVGRTRRHWPLLKWNRGTLLAALLFGVFALTGISRLTVNDDIRSLQTPPKALLADQIKLGKLLDAPTPVQFYLVRGASAEQVLQREEVLKQKLEPLVASHIISGYQAMSNWTPSIRMQEANRNLATKALLSAGGPLKALAAQLGEDDSWIKQMRERALGSAASANGGHALTPEAFLLTAASEPSRHLWLGKVDSQQGSVYASIVALRGVNNYANLPILKQAGEHLDGVQWVDKVSEISSVLGHYRQYMGWVLLGAYAAIYLLLFSRYRSAAWRVLTPPAVASIATLALLGVIGQPLQLFHVLALMLILGLGVDYGIFLQEQSMQRDRFAWLTVGLSAASALLSFGLLALSGTPPLHAFGFTMLIGIAVVWLIAPCFSQDYPGKEKE from the coding sequence ATGTGGGTGCTGGCGGTGGGACTGCTGCTGGCGCACAACGGCTACTTGTGGCTGGTCAAAGGCGTGGTGCCGGATACCGACATCCTGGCGCTATTGCCAGTGGAGCAGCGTGATCCTGTTCTGCAACAGGCGTTTACCCATATGGTCGACGCCGCCCAGCAGCGCTTGATCGTACTGGTCGGCGCCGATGACTGGGAGCATGCACGCAGTGCAGCCGATGCCTACAACGCCGTGCTCGCCAAACATCCAGCCTTGCTGCAAAGCGGCATGCAGTTGTCCGAACAGAACCAGCAAGATTGGCTAGCGCCTTCGCAACAGATGCGCCTCAGCTTGTTGACGCCGGGGCAACAAACCGCGCTGCATGAACAGCCCTCCAAATACTGGAGCGATGCCGCTTTGCAGCAGCTGTACAGCCCATTTTCCGGCCCCAAGCTGGGCGCATGGCAAGACGATCCGTTTGGTTTGTTCAGCGGCTGGGTGCAAGCGCGCGCGCAGGAAACCCCGGTGCGTCCGCGCGATGGCTATCTGTTCGTGGAAGACAAGGGCCGTCCTTACATCGTGCTGCTGATGACCTTGCGGCAGCCCGCATTTTCGATGGCGACCCAGCGCGCCATATTGCCGCTGCTGGAGCAGGCCGGTGCAGCCGCACGCCAGGCGGTGCCGACGGTGGAGCTGATCAGCGCCGGCGTGGTTTTGCATGCAGGGGCCGGCAGCGCCCAGGCCAGCCGTGAAATGTCGACCATCGGCATCGGTTCTCTGCTGGGGATCATCCTGCTGATGTGGCTGACGTTCCGTTCGTTGCGGCCGATAGGCTTGATCATGCTGTCGATCGGAGTAGGCTGCCTGGCGGCGTTTTCCCTGTGCTGGCTGATTTTCGGCCAGGTACATCTGCTGACGCTGGTATTCGGCGCCAGCCTGATCGGCGTAGCGCAAGACTATGGCATTTATTTTTTATGCAGCAGAGTTGCAGCCGACGGCGAGCTGGATTCGTGGCAACTGTTGCGACGTCTGATGCCGGGCTTGATGCTGACCTTGGCGGCGGCGGTGATCGGCTATGTCGGTTTGGCGCTGACGCCGTTTCCAGGCTTGCGGCAGATGGCGCTGTTTTCCGTGATTGGCTTGTTGTTCGCCTGGCTCACAGTCATTTTCTGGTTCCCGGCGCTGCTGAGCGCATCGACGCTGAACAGTTCCAGCTTCGCCGCCTGGGTTGGGCGCACCCGCCGCCACTGGCCATTGTTGAAATGGAATCGTGGCACGTTGCTAGCTGCATTGTTGTTCGGCGTATTTGCGCTGACCGGTATTTCCAGGTTGACCGTGAATGACGATATCCGTTCATTGCAGACACCGCCGAAGGCGTTGTTGGCGGATCAGATCAAGCTCGGGAAATTGCTCGATGCGCCGACCCCGGTGCAGTTCTACCTGGTGCGTGGCGCCAGCGCAGAGCAGGTATTGCAACGCGAAGAAGTGCTCAAGCAAAAACTTGAGCCGCTGGTAGCCAGCCATATCATCAGCGGTTATCAGGCGATGTCTAACTGGACGCCGTCGATCCGGATGCAAGAGGCGAATCGCAACCTGGCGACCAAGGCGCTGCTGTCCGCTGGCGGGCCACTGAAGGCGCTGGCGGCACAATTGGGCGAGGATGACAGCTGGATCAAGCAGATGCGCGAACGCGCTCTTGGCAGCGCCGCAAGCGCCAATGGCGGCCATGCCCTGACGCCTGAGGCATTTCTTCTCACCGCCGCCAGCGAACCGTCGCGTCATCTCTGGCTGGGCAAGGTGGACAGTCAGCAGGGCAGTGTTTACGCAAGTATTGTCGCTTTGCGTGGCGTCAATAATTACGCCAATCTGCCGATCCTGAAACAAGCCGGCGAACATCTGGACGGCGTACAGTGGGTCGACAAAGTCAGTGAAATATCATCGGTGCTTGGGCACTATCGGCAATACATGGGCTGGGTCTTGCTGGGTGCGTATGCCGCGATCTATCTGCTGCTGTTTTCGCGTTACCGGTCTGCTGCCTGGCGCGTCCTGACGCCACCGGCAGTTGCCAGCATCGCCACCCTGGCTCTGCTTGGCGTCATCGGCCAGCCTTTACAGTTATTCCATGTGCTGGCGCTGATGCTGATTCTCGGCCTCGGCGTCGACTATGGCATTTTTCTACAAGAACAAAGCATGCAACGCGACCGTTTCGCCTGGCTGACGGTTGGCTTGTCGGCGGCCAGCGCCTTGCTGTCGTTTGGTTTGCTGGCGCTGTCGGGAACGCCGCCGCTGCATGCCTTCGGATTTACGATGTTGATCGGAATTGCGGTCGTTTGGTTGATCGCACCATGTTTTAGCCAAGATTATCCAGGGAAAGAAAAAGAATAA
- a CDS encoding outer membrane lipoprotein carrier protein LolA — MMKRLFIAALLACTAWSAYAAAPVDKIQAMLARPPVLCGRFDQSKQLVGIKKPLLSNGRFCVVNGKGVLWRTLQPFPNTLRLKRDEIVQMQGDKVAMRMDAKQEPVVRMINGVLFSLLAGDLSQLDTLFELDGSVQGNSWNVALKARQPALAKAIGTLALTGGAYVKTVTISEASGDRTEITFSNLQSGDQAMTAEEGAALE; from the coding sequence ATGATGAAACGCCTCTTCATAGCTGCTCTCCTGGCTTGCACGGCATGGTCGGCCTATGCTGCCGCGCCCGTGGACAAAATCCAGGCAATGCTGGCGCGGCCGCCGGTCCTGTGCGGCCGTTTCGATCAAAGTAAGCAGCTGGTCGGCATCAAGAAGCCGCTGCTGTCAAACGGCCGCTTTTGCGTAGTGAACGGTAAGGGTGTTCTGTGGCGCACTTTGCAGCCATTCCCCAACACCTTGCGCTTGAAGCGCGATGAAATCGTGCAGATGCAAGGCGATAAGGTTGCCATGCGCATGGACGCTAAGCAGGAACCAGTAGTGAGAATGATCAATGGCGTGCTGTTTTCATTGCTGGCTGGCGATCTCAGCCAGCTGGATACCCTGTTTGAGCTGGATGGCAGCGTCCAGGGCAATAGCTGGAACGTGGCGTTGAAAGCGCGCCAGCCAGCATTGGCCAAGGCGATCGGGACGCTGGCCCTGACCGGCGGCGCGTACGTGAAGACAGTCACAATCAGCGAAGCCAGCGGCGACCGTACGGAAATCACGTTTTCCAATTTGCAGAGCGGCGACCAGGCGATGACGGCAGAAGAAGGTGCCGCGCTTGAGTAA
- a CDS encoding acyl-CoA thioesterase yields the protein MTMLNDKLNSRWSVELELQVQFYDLDPMEIVWHGNYVRYLEVARCALLDTIDYNYPQMQASGYSWPIIDLHLRYAHPATFGQRIKIRAAIIEWENRLRIEYVITDSASGQRLTRGTTTQVAVDMATREMCFASPPVLFQKLGIEPI from the coding sequence ATGACTATGCTCAATGACAAGCTGAACAGCCGCTGGTCGGTCGAACTGGAATTGCAAGTCCAATTCTACGATCTCGATCCGATGGAAATCGTCTGGCATGGCAATTACGTCAGGTATCTGGAAGTGGCTCGCTGTGCGCTGCTGGATACGATTGACTACAACTATCCGCAGATGCAGGCGTCCGGCTATAGCTGGCCGATCATCGATCTGCACTTGCGCTATGCGCATCCGGCGACCTTTGGCCAGCGCATCAAGATCCGCGCCGCCATCATCGAATGGGAAAACCGTCTCAGGATCGAATACGTGATTACCGACAGCGCCAGCGGCCAGCGCCTGACCCGCGGCACCACCACGCAAGTCGCAGTGGACATGGCGACGCGCGAAATGTGCTTTGCCTCGCCACCGGTGTTATTTCAAAAATTAGGAATTGAACCAATATGA
- a CDS encoding HAL/PAL/TAL family ammonia-lyase: protein MHLAELKNLSAADQRRAVCFDQGRLTIEDIVDIASGAAQVTLSAEPAFRAAISRGADFLDRLLSEDGTIYGVTTGYGDSCTVNVPAELIPELPHHLYAYHGCGLGELFSPAQTRAIMAARLASLSKGYSGVSVGLLEQITRLLKENLLPLIPSEGSVGASGDLTPLSYLAAVLCGEREVWRDGTKVPAAEALATAGITPLRLRPKEGLAIMNGTAVMTALACLAYQRAEYLVRIATRITAMASFALDGNAHHFDETLFAVKPHAGQQQVAAWLRQDLPTDDAPRNQKRLQDRYSIRCAPHVIGVLADALPWMRASIENELNSANDNPIIDGENERVLHGGHFYGGHIAFVMDSMKNAVANVADLLDRQMALLVDSRYNHGLPANLSGADGARASINHGLKALQISSSAWTAEALKQTMPASVFSRSTECHNQDKVSMGTIAARDCLRVLQLTEQVVAALLISVRQGVWLRCKQEGAPQPQQNLQQMMELLTVDIAVVQEDRMLEPDLRLLLERIRLQHWQLYQ, encoded by the coding sequence ATGCATCTCGCTGAACTGAAGAATTTGTCCGCTGCCGACCAGCGCCGCGCCGTTTGTTTCGACCAAGGCCGTTTGACGATCGAGGATATCGTCGACATCGCTTCTGGCGCCGCGCAAGTGACTTTGTCCGCGGAACCGGCTTTCCGCGCTGCAATCAGCCGCGGCGCCGATTTCCTGGATCGGCTGTTAAGCGAAGACGGCACCATTTATGGCGTCACTACCGGCTATGGCGATTCTTGCACCGTCAACGTCCCGGCCGAACTGATTCCCGAGTTGCCGCATCATTTGTACGCCTATCACGGTTGCGGCCTGGGCGAGCTGTTCAGCCCTGCACAAACGCGCGCCATCATGGCGGCGCGGCTGGCCTCGCTCAGCAAAGGCTACTCTGGTGTTAGCGTCGGCTTGCTGGAACAGATTACGCGTCTGCTGAAAGAAAATCTGTTGCCTTTGATTCCCTCTGAAGGCTCGGTCGGCGCCAGCGGAGACCTGACGCCGTTGTCGTATCTGGCGGCCGTGCTATGCGGCGAGCGCGAGGTCTGGCGCGACGGGACCAAGGTACCTGCTGCAGAAGCCCTGGCGACAGCGGGCATCACGCCGCTGCGTCTGCGTCCGAAGGAAGGGCTGGCGATCATGAACGGTACAGCTGTGATGACCGCGCTCGCTTGCCTGGCCTACCAGCGCGCAGAATATCTGGTGCGCATCGCCACACGGATTACGGCGATGGCGAGTTTCGCGCTGGATGGCAATGCCCATCATTTTGACGAAACGCTGTTCGCCGTCAAGCCGCACGCCGGCCAGCAGCAGGTAGCTGCGTGGCTGCGTCAGGATCTGCCGACCGACGATGCTCCGCGCAATCAAAAGCGCCTGCAAGACCGCTATTCGATCCGTTGTGCGCCGCATGTGATCGGCGTGCTGGCCGACGCTTTGCCGTGGATGCGCGCATCAATCGAAAACGAACTGAACAGCGCCAACGACAATCCGATCATCGATGGTGAAAACGAGCGCGTGCTGCACGGGGGGCATTTCTATGGCGGCCACATCGCCTTTGTCATGGACAGCATGAAAAATGCGGTGGCCAACGTAGCTGACCTGCTTGACCGCCAGATGGCCTTGCTGGTCGATAGCCGCTACAACCACGGCTTGCCGGCCAATCTGTCTGGCGCGGACGGCGCGCGCGCGAGCATCAATCATGGCTTGAAGGCTTTGCAGATCAGTTCCTCGGCCTGGACCGCAGAAGCGCTCAAGCAAACCATGCCGGCATCCGTATTTTCCCGCTCAACCGAGTGCCATAACCAGGACAAGGTCAGCATGGGCACGATCGCCGCCCGCGATTGCCTGCGCGTGCTGCAATTGACAGAACAAGTAGTGGCTGCATTACTGATCAGTGTGCGCCAGGGCGTCTGGCTCCGTTGCAAGCAAGAGGGCGCGCCCCAGCCGCAGCAGAATCTGCAGCAGATGATGGAACTGCTGACGGTCGATATTGCCGTAGTACAGGAAGATCGCATGTTGGAACCGGATCTCCGTTTGCTGCTGGAACGCATCCGCTTGCAGCATTGGCAGTTGTACCAATAA
- a CDS encoding LpxL/LpxP family acyltransferase, with product MNAGQPPPHHWAQINEASFVGGMRLLFWIYRIAGRWPFRLALYPVLGWYLFSKPAARQASIAYLQRLRTFDPLAVSVNRIRPGLRGVFQHFAAFAENILDKMLLWGGLFKTADVTSFGREQMLENIQAQRGGLLVCAHLGNLELCRVLSRQRKALRITVLVHTKHAQAFNRLLAKLDPDSQLNLMQVSEMTPATAMILAEKVGRGEFVAIAGDRIPVSAAPRVARASFLGQTAAFPVGPYVLASLLQCPVYLLFSMTRNGHSECHFELFRETVRLPRKNRDQVLSELAAAYAARLEHFCLRAPLQWFNFYDFWQLTGYKDASR from the coding sequence ATGAACGCAGGACAGCCGCCGCCGCATCACTGGGCGCAGATCAATGAAGCCAGCTTTGTTGGCGGTATGCGTCTGCTGTTCTGGATTTACCGCATCGCCGGTCGCTGGCCGTTTCGTCTTGCGCTGTATCCGGTGCTGGGCTGGTATTTGTTCAGCAAGCCGGCCGCGCGGCAAGCATCAATAGCTTACTTGCAACGTCTGCGTACGTTTGATCCGCTGGCCGTAAGTGTTAACCGGATTCGTCCCGGCTTGCGCGGCGTGTTCCAGCATTTTGCCGCTTTCGCTGAAAATATTCTCGACAAGATGTTGTTGTGGGGCGGTTTGTTCAAAACTGCCGATGTGACGTCGTTCGGCCGCGAACAGATGCTGGAAAATATCCAGGCGCAGCGTGGCGGCTTGCTGGTCTGCGCGCATCTGGGTAACCTGGAGTTGTGCCGGGTGCTGTCACGCCAGCGTAAGGCACTGAGGATCACCGTGCTGGTGCACACCAAGCATGCGCAGGCGTTCAACCGCCTGTTGGCAAAGCTCGATCCGGACAGCCAGCTGAACTTGATGCAGGTCAGCGAAATGACTCCCGCTACCGCCATGATCCTGGCGGAAAAGGTTGGGCGTGGCGAATTTGTCGCCATTGCCGGCGACCGCATTCCGGTCTCGGCCGCGCCGCGCGTGGCGCGCGCCTCCTTTCTCGGACAAACTGCCGCCTTTCCGGTAGGCCCTTATGTATTGGCAAGCTTGCTCCAGTGTCCGGTCTATCTGCTGTTTTCGATGACAAGGAATGGCCATTCAGAATGCCATTTCGAACTGTTTCGAGAAACGGTCAGGCTGCCGCGCAAGAATCGCGACCAGGTCCTCAGTGAGTTGGCCGCCGCTTATGCGGCACGGTTGGAGCACTTTTGCCTGAGAGCTCCGCTGCAATGGTTCAATTTTTACGATTTCTGGCAATTAACTGGATACAAAGATGCATCTCGCTGA
- a CDS encoding glycosyltransferase family 2 protein encodes MQLTESGVTSNANKFKPCAVIPVYNHEHAIGAVVAAVLARDLPCVLVDDASSASCAAVLDALAAAEPGRIILLRHAVNRGKGGAVLTGVQHAADAGFSHALQIDADGQHCTDDIPRFLQQAAARPQSLIAGCPQYDDSVPSLRLYARYLTHVWVWINTLSLDIKDSMCGFRVYPLPSLIRLVQRKKLGERMNFDIEVLVRLYWDGVSIVNLPTRVAYPTDGISHFRAGPDNLLISRLHATLFFGMLWRAPRLLARRLLPRRGAA; translated from the coding sequence ATGCAGCTGACTGAATCGGGCGTTACCTCCAACGCAAACAAATTCAAGCCGTGCGCAGTGATTCCGGTTTATAACCACGAACACGCCATCGGCGCTGTGGTGGCCGCGGTGCTGGCGCGCGATCTGCCTTGCGTGCTGGTGGACGATGCCAGTTCTGCCTCTTGTGCGGCGGTGCTTGATGCGCTGGCAGCGGCTGAGCCGGGCAGGATTATCTTGTTGCGCCACGCCGTCAACCGCGGCAAGGGCGGGGCGGTGCTGACCGGCGTTCAGCATGCGGCCGATGCCGGCTTCAGCCACGCATTGCAGATCGACGCCGATGGCCAGCATTGTACCGACGATATTCCCCGTTTTCTGCAGCAGGCAGCCGCCAGGCCGCAAAGCCTGATCGCAGGTTGCCCACAGTACGACGACAGCGTACCTTCCTTGCGTTTGTATGCGCGCTATCTGACCCACGTCTGGGTCTGGATCAATACGCTGTCGCTCGATATCAAAGATTCGATGTGCGGCTTTCGGGTCTATCCCTTGCCGTCCCTGATCCGTTTGGTGCAGCGTAAAAAACTGGGCGAACGGATGAACTTCGATATCGAGGTATTGGTGCGTTTGTATTGGGATGGCGTCTCTATCGTCAACTTGCCGACCCGGGTCGCTTATCCAACGGATGGCATTTCACATTTCCGTGCCGGCCCGGACAACCTGCTGATTTCACGTCTGCATGCAACGCTGTTCTTCGGCATGCTGTGGCGTGCCCCGCGTTTGCTGGCTCGCCGCTTGCTGCCCAGGCGAGGCGCAGCATGA
- a CDS encoding AMP-binding protein, producing the protein MSESRNLLTLLSQLSDRDHGQRFAWRDGQPLNLGYFLAQVEGWRRLLERQAGSRFALYSSDSAAFASMLFGAWQAGKTVYLPGDVLPATCSTLSALVDGYLGDFPVGYAPLSAPASDKIPAQYEFKALPPDFPGLVIYTSGSTGEPQAVPKFLSQLATEVASLEQLFGDKVGDAEIFATVSHQHIYGLLFKVLWPITMGRAIHAQQINFLEELLPGERPAVLVSSPAHLKRLPAELSSHQASSSFSALRSIFSSGGPLQPEVAAEAGRLLGSIPFEVYGSSETGGIAWRQRIDGADDSWRVMPAIAWRVAANDDVLEIRSPHLPDLAWYAMADQVQALDLQRFRLKGRVDRIVKVEEKRISLDALERQLKSLAPVADARVLLLEQLQSQPQSRQRIAAFVVLSTAGREILSTQGKLALNRLLRDGMAPAVEPIALPRSWRYLDALPFNAQGKTTRADLLAMLEPQEELASVGKNLAARPTKPVRQVLEQESHRVLLELKVPADLLYFDGHFEGAPILPGVVQVDWAINYGREYFSLAPQFLGMQALKFQRVITPDMVVQLELLHDQQKSNLTFRMISAAGQHASGRINFGAGHAAD; encoded by the coding sequence ATGTCTGAATCCCGCAATTTGCTGACTTTGTTGAGCCAACTGTCAGACCGTGACCATGGGCAGCGATTTGCATGGCGCGATGGGCAGCCGCTGAACCTGGGCTATTTTCTGGCGCAGGTTGAAGGCTGGCGGCGCTTGCTGGAGCGCCAGGCAGGAAGTCGTTTTGCCTTGTATTCGAGCGATAGCGCCGCCTTTGCCAGTATGCTGTTCGGCGCCTGGCAGGCCGGCAAGACTGTTTATCTGCCGGGCGACGTACTGCCTGCGACTTGCTCCACTCTGAGTGCGCTGGTGGACGGTTATCTAGGCGATTTTCCGGTCGGCTACGCGCCATTGTCAGCGCCTGCATCCGACAAGATCCCGGCACAATATGAATTCAAGGCTTTACCGCCGGATTTTCCCGGACTCGTGATTTATACCTCCGGCAGTACTGGCGAACCGCAAGCCGTACCGAAATTCCTGTCGCAACTGGCCACCGAAGTGGCCTCGCTTGAACAATTGTTTGGCGATAAGGTTGGCGACGCGGAGATCTTTGCGACGGTGTCGCACCAGCATATTTACGGCTTGCTGTTTAAAGTGCTCTGGCCGATCACCATGGGCCGCGCGATCCATGCCCAGCAAATCAACTTCCTGGAAGAATTGCTACCTGGCGAACGGCCTGCCGTGCTGGTTTCCAGTCCAGCCCATTTGAAGCGCCTGCCGGCTGAGTTGTCGTCGCATCAGGCATCGTCTTCGTTTTCCGCACTCCGCAGCATTTTTTCATCCGGTGGACCGTTGCAGCCGGAGGTTGCAGCCGAAGCAGGGCGTCTGCTGGGATCCATTCCATTTGAGGTGTACGGCAGTTCGGAAACCGGCGGCATCGCCTGGCGTCAGCGGATTGACGGCGCCGATGACAGCTGGCGGGTGATGCCGGCGATTGCCTGGCGGGTGGCAGCCAATGACGATGTGCTGGAAATCCGTTCGCCGCATCTGCCTGATCTTGCATGGTACGCGATGGCCGATCAGGTGCAAGCGCTCGACCTGCAACGCTTTCGCTTGAAGGGAAGAGTCGACCGGATTGTGAAAGTGGAAGAAAAACGTATTTCCCTGGATGCGCTGGAGCGGCAACTGAAATCACTGGCCCCAGTGGCGGATGCCAGAGTCTTGCTGCTGGAGCAGTTGCAGTCTCAGCCACAGTCAAGGCAGCGAATCGCCGCCTTTGTAGTGCTTTCTACCGCCGGTCGGGAGATTCTGTCGACGCAAGGAAAACTGGCACTGAATCGCTTGTTGCGCGACGGCATGGCGCCAGCGGTCGAGCCGATCGCCTTGCCGCGCAGTTGGCGCTATCTGGATGCGCTGCCGTTCAATGCCCAGGGCAAGACCACCCGGGCCGATTTGCTGGCAATGCTTGAGCCGCAGGAAGAATTGGCGTCGGTCGGTAAAAATCTGGCAGCGCGTCCGACCAAGCCCGTACGACAGGTGCTGGAACAAGAATCGCATCGGGTACTGCTGGAGCTGAAGGTGCCGGCCGATCTTTTATACTTCGACGGTCATTTCGAAGGTGCGCCGATATTGCCCGGTGTAGTGCAGGTCGATTGGGCAATCAATTATGGTCGCGAATATTTTTCCTTGGCGCCGCAATTCCTGGGTATGCAGGCATTGAAATTCCAGCGTGTGATTACACCCGACATGGTGGTGCAACTGGAGCTGTTGCACGATCAACAAAAGAGCAACCTGACGTTTCGCATGATCTCCGCCGCCGGACAGCATGCCAGTGGTCGAATTAATTTTGGAGCCGGCCATGCAGCTGACTGA
- a CDS encoding acyl carrier protein has product MMLTNSMSKEEIYLWLVDVLHDMFEIDKDKVTPQANLYTDLDIDSIDAVDLVVKLKQLTGKRLQPDVFKAVRTVQDVVDALAALLAEDGK; this is encoded by the coding sequence ATGATGTTGACCAATTCAATGAGCAAGGAAGAAATTTACCTGTGGCTGGTGGATGTACTACATGACATGTTCGAGATCGACAAGGACAAGGTGACGCCGCAAGCCAATTTGTATACCGATCTGGATATCGACAGCATCGATGCTGTCGACCTGGTGGTCAAGCTCAAGCAGCTGACCGGCAAGCGCTTGCAGCCAGATGTGTTCAAGGCGGTGCGTACGGTGCAGGATGTGGTCGACGCGCTGGCCGCCTTGCTGGCCGAAGACGGCAAGTAA
- a CDS encoding phosphopantetheine-binding protein: MQQLEEEVKQVIIDVLQLEDITPADIVSDAPLFVDGLGLDSIDALELGVAIQKRYGISLSADSAETRNHFASVRTLAAMIASNRKK; this comes from the coding sequence ATGCAGCAGCTTGAAGAAGAAGTAAAGCAGGTCATCATCGATGTCCTGCAATTGGAGGACATCACTCCGGCCGACATCGTCAGCGATGCGCCGTTGTTTGTCGACGGCCTCGGTCTCGACTCGATCGATGCGCTGGAGCTCGGCGTGGCGATCCAGAAACGCTACGGCATCTCGTTGTCGGCGGATTCGGCCGAGACCCGTAATCATTTTGCTTCAGTGCGTACGCTGGCTGCAATGATCGCCAGCAATAGAAAGAAATGA
- a CDS encoding lysophospholipid acyltransferase family protein gives MLKRLNRYWRVLATGVSFVVFAVGGLLLRATVFPVLNLLIWERQLRISMARRVIRLVFRGFVGFMRRLGVLNYDISGLERLERRGLLILANHPTLIDTVFLMAFVKRADCIVKGRLWDNPFTRGPVSAAGYISNDYGSGLIEDCITSLRRGSNLIIFPEGTRTAGDGQIHLKRGAANIAVRSLSNVTPVVIRCLPPTLGKGVKWWQVPAVAAHFSIEVKDDIDVQAFLAKSGSEVLAARHLTAYLQDYFRKESQVHAAA, from the coding sequence ATGCTAAAGCGTTTGAACCGCTATTGGCGGGTGTTGGCAACCGGCGTCAGTTTTGTGGTGTTTGCGGTCGGCGGCCTGCTGTTGCGGGCTACGGTGTTTCCAGTGCTGAATTTGTTGATCTGGGAGCGTCAGCTGCGCATTTCCATGGCGCGCCGTGTGATCCGCTTGGTGTTTCGTGGCTTCGTCGGATTCATGCGCCGGCTTGGTGTGCTGAACTACGATATCAGCGGCCTTGAGCGGCTGGAGCGGCGCGGCTTGCTGATCCTGGCTAATCATCCGACTTTGATCGATACGGTGTTTCTGATGGCTTTCGTCAAGCGTGCCGATTGCATCGTGAAGGGGCGGCTGTGGGATAACCCGTTTACGCGAGGGCCGGTCAGTGCCGCTGGCTATATCAGCAACGATTACGGGAGTGGCCTGATTGAAGATTGCATTACTTCTTTGCGGCGCGGCAGCAACCTGATCATTTTTCCGGAAGGCACGCGCACCGCCGGCGACGGCCAGATCCATCTGAAGCGCGGGGCCGCCAATATCGCGGTGCGCAGCCTGTCGAACGTGACGCCGGTAGTGATCCGTTGTCTGCCGCCAACCTTGGGCAAGGGTGTGAAATGGTGGCAGGTGCCGGCGGTCGCAGCGCATTTCAGTATTGAAGTAAAAGACGATATCGATGTACAGGCGTTTCTTGCCAAATCGGGGAGCGAAGTATTGGCTGCCAGGCATTTGACCGCGTACTTGCAGGATTATTTTAGGAAAGAAAGCCAAGTCCATGCAGCAGCTTGA
- a CDS encoding beta-ketoacyl synthase chain length factor has product MELGGVRFSIASHAAWAPGLGTAAAWLAWADKPFVIAGNSEAAVAAMPAMLRRRAGFLGKMALETAYSCLDGRVDVPTVFCSRHGECARSVELLADLAEGQPLSPASFSLSVHNAAAGLFSIARQDQASHAALAAGSHGVEHAVIEACGLLADGAPEVLLVAYDGVLPELFQDFEDCQEQPFAWAWLLQPAATRSDDVIALSWVDEFEDDAAVMAQESGGARQPAGLEVLAFYLRREPELLRAGSGQRWRWQRLAGTLC; this is encoded by the coding sequence ATGGAACTCGGGGGAGTGAGATTTTCAATTGCATCGCATGCCGCCTGGGCTCCAGGGCTGGGTACAGCCGCCGCATGGCTGGCGTGGGCCGACAAGCCGTTTGTCATCGCAGGCAATAGCGAAGCTGCGGTTGCCGCGATGCCTGCGATGCTGCGTCGGCGCGCTGGTTTTCTCGGTAAGATGGCGCTGGAAACTGCCTACAGCTGTCTCGATGGCCGCGTCGACGTGCCTACCGTATTCTGCTCGCGCCATGGCGAATGCGCGCGTTCGGTCGAACTGCTCGCCGATCTCGCAGAGGGGCAACCCTTATCTCCCGCTTCTTTCAGTTTGTCGGTTCACAATGCCGCTGCCGGCCTGTTTTCTATCGCGCGTCAGGATCAGGCCAGCCATGCGGCGCTGGCGGCCGGGTCTCACGGGGTTGAACATGCGGTAATTGAAGCCTGCGGTTTGCTGGCCGATGGCGCGCCGGAGGTGCTGCTAGTGGCGTATGACGGCGTGTTGCCAGAACTGTTTCAGGATTTTGAAGATTGCCAGGAGCAACCCTTTGCCTGGGCTTGGCTATTGCAGCCTGCGGCTACGAGGTCGGACGATGTCATTGCGCTGTCGTGGGTTGATGAATTTGAAGATGATGCGGCCGTTATGGCACAGGAATCAGGTGGCGCCCGCCAGCCGGCAGGGCTGGAAGTGCTAGCTTTTTATCTGCGTCGGGAACCTGAACTGTTGCGCGCCGGCTCAGGCCAGCGCTGGCGCTGGCAGCGTCTTGCGGGGACGCTATGCTAA